Genomic window (Magnetococcales bacterium):
CGGGCCAGATTTTCAAGGGTATCCTGTTTTTCGGCGAGGAATCGGCGCGTCACGATGTATCTTTCCCGCTCCGAAAGACCGTCCAATCCTTTTCGGATCAAGGCTGAACGAAACTCTTCCTGTTGCCGGTTCGACAACAGACGTTCCTGGTTGGGACGTTCATCGACGATCAGGTCGATCATCTCCCCGGAGTCTTCCAGGATCGATTGATTCAGCGACGTGTCGCCCCCGCCCATGCGATGATCGACATCAAGAATGGTATGGGCGTCGGTATTGAATTTGATGGCCAGTTCTTCCGCCTCTTCCTGGCTCAGAGGGGCCAGGGACGATTTGGCTTGCCGCAGTTTGAAAAACAGTTGCCGTTTAAGCTGGGTGGTGGCGATGCGCACCATGCGCCAGGAACGGAGAATAAAGTCATGAATGGCCGCCCGGATCCACCAGATGGCGTAGGAGGACAGACGGTTGCCGCGGTCCGGATCAAACTTTTTGACGGCATGCATCAAACCGACCGTCCCTTCCTGGACGAGGTCGGCCAGGTTGAGACGATAGTTGAGGTATTCGCGGGCCGTTTTCAGGACGAGGCGGAGATAGGAATGGACCAGTTTGTGTGCCGCATCCAGGTCGTTGTTTTCGCGGTAGCTC
Coding sequences:
- a CDS encoding RNA polymerase factor sigma-32, encoding MTTFPVAMPGLSDLVVAENNSGLRKFWQQAMHAPILTSEEEFRLARSYRENNDLDAAHKLVHSYLRLVLKTAREYLNYRLNLADLVQEGTVGLMHAVKKFDPDRGNRLSSYAIWWIRAAIHDFILRSWRMVRIATTQLKRQLFFKLRQAKSSLAPLSQEEAEELAIKFNTDAHTILDVDHRMGGGDTSLNQSILEDSGEMIDLIVDERPNQERLLSNRQQEEFRSALIRKGLDGLSERERYIVTRRFLAEKQDTLENLARHFAISRERVRQIENRAMEKLRSYFASIPAESRDLIFES